A region from the Benincasa hispida cultivar B227 chromosome 10, ASM972705v1, whole genome shotgun sequence genome encodes:
- the LOC120088946 gene encoding RING-H2 finger protein ATL63-like, whose amino-acid sequence MLAALISLLLVTLFVVLLHIYAKWFLTQARHQRRSSIAVSQVLGQPRLHHFHSISFDHTTPPTRSPTKGLDALVISAIPLFIYVSEKECKIGLECVICLSLFEENEIGRSLPKCKHVFHVECIDMWLSSHSNCPICRVPVVRHQNSRNGIGNNLELTENELQIVIGG is encoded by the coding sequence ATGTTAGCGGCCTTAATCTCTTTACTTCTTGTCACTCTCTTTGTTGTCCTCCTCCACATCTATGCCAAATGGTTCCTCACCCAGGCCCGTCACCAGCGTCGCAGCTCTATCGCCGTCTCTCAAGTGCTAGGCCAACCTCGGTTGCACCATTTTCATTCCATATCGTTTGACCACACCACCCCACCTACTCGCTCTCCCACCAAAGGACTCGACGCCTTGGTGATTTCAGCAATCCCTCTTTTTATTTACGTGTCGGAGAAGGAGTGCAAGATTGGATTAGAATGCGTCATTTGCTTGAGCTTGTTTGAAGAGAATGAGATAGGGAGGAGTTTGCCTAAGTGTAAGCATGTGTTTCACGTCGAGTGCATCGACATGTGGTTGAGTTCTCATTCGAATTGTCCGATTTGTAGGGTTCCGGTGGTTCGTCATCAGAATTCGAGGAATGGAATTGGTAATAACTTGGAATTGACTGAAAATGAATTGCAGATTGTTATTGGTGGGTAA